One Nicotiana sylvestris chromosome 12, ASM39365v2, whole genome shotgun sequence genomic window carries:
- the LOC138883515 gene encoding uncharacterized protein, producing MADRTMKRPLDIIDDVLVQVDKFILPASFVILDCEVNYEVPIILGRPFLSTGKALVDVEAMEITFWVGDEKVIFHVCKSIRQPNSTEVCSFVDLVTEVIVDDTSVMINVEDPLEVVLLNHDVTRDEDRVECVNALHGMGSYSYKPRKLSLDLENR from the coding sequence atggccgatagaacaatgaagaggccgcttgatattattgatgatgttcttgtccaggtggacaagtttattttgcctgctagttttgtgattttggactgcGAAGTCAACTATGAGGTGCCGataatattgggaagacctttcctttcaacagggaaggcattggttgatgtggaagcaatGGAGATCACCTTCTGGGTGGGTGACGAAAAAGTTatcttccatgtgtgcaaatcaataagGCAGCCGAATAGTACTGAGGTTTGTTCTTTTGTGGATCTAGTAACagaggtgatagttgatgatacgagtgtcatgatcaatgtggaggatcctttgGAAGTGGTATTGTTGAACCATGATGTGACCAGGGATGAAGATAGGGTagagtgtgtcaatgctttgcaCGGAATGGGTTCTTACTCCTATAAGCCCCGTAAACtctccttggatcttgagaacagaTAA